The Montipora foliosa isolate CH-2021 chromosome 1, ASM3666993v2, whole genome shotgun sequence genome has a window encoding:
- the LOC137976965 gene encoding uncharacterized protein: MKKFKDGVTMVEHGNKGRKSVMSKTAECIAWLQFFVNCIGDHQPDNGGIHLPSCFSKSDIYKKMLEENKTLNQPTISLSHFYSLWDKHFSHVIIPKVLQIVQSTFQSPLTSSVHILSARKSFQLVLVLISPIFSLSFELMKGVLFSVHALSYMLLPCSFKIPRENRFTKCTDCTRYKQEKEKTVDKAKRAQIDHLLKLQLELVWQERRVYYLHRYKARKFPCKYMANIADGMDQHTTNIPSVRRLSKAMSALTTVGTHLVGAIIHSGQAQNGKEIFGSFDYYQFPHDSNLTMTVLSDVLVYCADEYDLPPVLYLQFDNCVRENKNRFMFALLALLVEEKIFEKIRVNFLPVGHTHEDIDAFFGVYSKHLDKLDVYTVIELLKALESCMRQPTPKPFMLKIVYDIKLWIAEHAEELHEHTVPKCFKFELNEEGKAVMHYRNWSHEQWQGPIVMLKSVPNGKPNLVSPSLAKLDLEALKRDIPNKYPQNMPQAASEYWKAWLRDVESKIISVPDNYIWPVDKLKTASRTAPPPSAAQLPDDLLELREREIQPTPEIYTGRYRNPRERQAPIAMVDDFLATLEVGCFVALYFDNYDKEPVIGKVLSIEENHFQVHYWKGTYLGKWSPQHLPRRKTEPWLEKLPKTCIVCSSFQLTEDSKLMPSTRNFLKETYTALRNLKS; this comes from the exons ATGAAAAAGTTTAAAGATGGTGTCACAATGGTTGAGCATGGTAACAAGGGAAGAAAGTCAGTAATGAGCAAGACAGCAGAGTGCATTGCTTGGTTGCAGTTCTTTGTTAACTGTATTGGAGACCACCAACCAGACAATGGTGGTATTCATCTGCCATCATGCTTCAGCAAAAGCGATATCTACAAAAAAATGctggaagaaaacaaaactcTCAACCAACCAACCATATCGCTATCTCACTTTTACAGTCTCTGGGACAAGCACTTTAGCCATGTCATTATTCCTAAGGTACTCCAAATTGTTCAATCAACATTCCAGTCACCTCTCACAAGTAGTGTTCATATTTTGAGTGCACGAAAGTCATTTCAGTTGGTTCTTGTGTTGATCTCACCAATTTTCTCTCTTAGTTTTGAGCTCATGAAAGGTGTACTTTTTTCTGTACATGCACTTAGTTACATGTTGTTGCCATGCTCATTTAAAATTCCACGGGAGAATCGCTTCACCAAGTGTACAGATTGTACAAGGTAcaagcaagaaaaagaaaaaactgtgGACAAAGCTAAGAGAGCCCAGATTGATCACTTGCTTAAGCTTCAGCTTGAATTAGTCTG GCAAGAAAGACGAGTCTACTATCTTCACCGCTACAAGGCAAGAAAATTTCCTTGTAAGTACATGGCCAACATCGCTGATGGTATGGATCAGCACACAACAAACATTCCAAGTGTACGACGTCTCAGCAAGGCAATGTCTGCTCTGACAACTGTGGGAACTCATCTTGTTGGTGCTATAATTCACAGTGGGCAAGCACAGAATGGGAAAGAGATATTTGGCTCATTTGATTACTATCAATTTCCTCATGACTCCAATCTGACCATGACAGTCCTTTCGGATGTTCTTGTTTACTGCGCTGATGAATATGACCTACCCCCTGTTCTATATCTACAGTTTGACAACTGTGTGAGGGAAAACAAGAACCGGTTCATGTTTGCCCTCCTAGCACTTCTTGTTGAAGAGAAGATTTTTGAGAAA ATCAGAGTGAACTTTCTCCCAGTGGGACATACACACGAAGACATTGATGCCTTTTTTGGTGTTTACTCAAAGCATTTGGATAAGTTGGATGTTTACACAGTTATAG AATTGCTTAAGGCACTGGAATCATGCATGAGGCAACCTACTCCCAAGCCTTTTATGTTGAAGATTGTTTACGACATAAAGCTGTGGATTGCAGAGCATGCAGAGGAACTACATGAGCACACAGTTCCAAAGTGCTTTAAATTTGAGTTGAATGAAGAAGGGAAAGCTGTTATGCACTACAGAAATTGGAGCCATGAACAATGGCAAGGGCCAATTGTTATGCTGAAG AGTGTCCCCAATGGAAAGCCAAATCTGGTGAGTCCTTCCCTGGCTAAATTAGACTTAGAGGCTTTGAAGAGGGACATTCCCAACAAGTATCCCCAGAATATGCCCCAAGCGGCATCTGAGTATTGGAAAGCATGGCTGAGAGATGTTGAATCTAAAATAATATCGGTGCCTGATAATTATATTTGGCCAGTGGATAAACTCAAGACTGCCTCAAGAACTGCACCACCCCCTAGTGCTGCCCAACTCCCAGATGACCTCTTGGAGCTAAGGGAGAGAGAAATCCAACCTACCCCAGAG ATATACACTGGACGGTATAGAAACCCGAGGGAACGGCAAGCACCAATCGCTATGGTGGATGATTTTCTTGCAACTCTGGAAGTTGGCTGCTTTGTGGCCCTGTATTTTGACAACTATGACAAGGAACCAGTCATAGGCAAAGTCCTTTCTATTGAGGAGAATCACTTTCAAGTGCACTACTGGAAGGGAACCTACTTAGGCAAATGGTCTCCTCAGCATCTTCCACGCAGAAAAACAGAGCCTTGGCTGGAAAAGCTTCCCAAAACATGCATTGTGTGCAGTTCTTTCCAGCTAACTGAGGACAGCAAGCTCATGCCGTCCACAAGAAACTTTCTCAAGGAGACGTACACTGCACTGAGAAATTTAAAGTCGTGA
- the LOC138012754 gene encoding uncharacterized protein: MVALHRRVFASGVPNYRGLRIPVPSKLIVPRWRSYLSAYHDNIIVDYLEFGWPVGYDYEQFGFPVSQLRNHSGATNFPRYLDLYLDTELARHSVAGPFSSPPFSGRLTASPLNSVPKKDSAEQRIILDLSWPLNTSVNAGIDKSLHEGVEFSLTYPTVDQIASLIARKGPGCLIYKCDLRKAYRQFYVDLYDFPLLGFHWNDCYYFDVVLPMGLRSAAMGCHRITSGISYVCSQQGFDVLNYLDDFQGVEVPDNAAIAFCFLQSLLIELGVEESKSKACPPTTRATCLGVEFDTLAMTKSIHLERLIEIQELLRQWSSKTKATKRELQSLLGKLSFVSKCVQNSRIFLMRIIDLLKRLKHNHHRVSLNKDFRKDISWWINFIAVYNGVSILYDVPWSAPDCVLVTDACLTGCGGVCGRSVFHAPFPDWVLQQFIAIHQLEFLAFLVAIRLWGALWAGLRVQVYCDNAAVVTVINSGKTSDSLMGTILRNTWLQVSAQELEIRAVHLPGVTNRLADYLSRWHLDEAKYSGLFAAECGDVGSFREETVTDELFALHNDL, from the coding sequence ATGGTTGCGCTTCACCGGCGAGTTTTTGCTTCGGGTGTTCCTAATTACAGAGGATTACGGATACCCGTACCTTCCAAGCTTATTGTTCCCCGGTGGAGGTCTTATCTTAGTGCTTATCATGACAATATTATCGTTGATTATCTCGAGTTTGGCTGGCCAGTTGGCTATGATTACGAACAATTCGGTTTCCCAGTCAGTCAGTTACGCAATCACTCTGGCGCCACCAACTTTCCCCGTTATTTAGACCTTTATCTTGACACGGAGCTTGCAAGACATTCGGTAGCAGGTCCATTTTCATCGCCCCCGTTTTCTGGACGGCTGACGGCGTCGCCTCTGAATTCTGTTCCAAAGAAAGATTCTGCCGAACAGCGAATTATCCTTGATCTGAGTTGGCCTTTGAACACGTCTGTCAACGCCGGAATCGATAAATCGCTGCATGAAGGGGTGGAGTTTTCCCTGACGTATCCTACTGTGGATCAGATTGCCAGTTTAATAGCTCGGAAGGGACCGGGTTGTTTGATTTATAAATGTGACCTGCGAAAAGCCTATCGTCAATTTTACGTTGATCTTTATGACTTCCCTTTATTGGGTTTTCACTGGAACGACTGTTATTATTTTGATGTTGTGCTTCCTATGGGTTTGCGGTCGGCCGCGATGGGCTGTCATCGCATCACGAGCGGTATTTCGTACGTTTGTTCACAGCAGGGCTTTGACGTGTTAAATTATCTGGACGACTTTCAAGGCGTTGAAGTTCCGGATAACGCCGCCATTGCCTTCTGCTTTCTTCAATCCTTACTCATTGAATTAGGAGTAGAAGAGTCGAAAAGTAAAGCCTGTCCGCCGACGACACGTGCGACCTGTTTAGGGGTTGAATTTGATACTTTGGCCATGACAAAATCGATTCACCTCGAACGTTTAATCGAGATCCAAGAGTTACTAAGACAGTGGTCAAGCAAGACAAAGGCCACTAAGCGAGAGTTGCAATCGTTGCTCGGGAAActgtcttttgtttcgaaaTGTGTACAGAATAGTCGCATTTTTCTCATGCGGATTATTGACCTCCTCAAGCGGCTCAAGCACAATCATCACCGAGTTTCTCTCAATAAAGACTTTCGGAAAGACATTTCCTGGTGGATTAACTTCATTGCGGTTTATAATGGCGTTTCGATCCTTTATGATGTTCCGTGGTCGGCTCCGGACTGTGTTTTGGTGACGGATGCCTGTTTAACAGGATGTGGCGGCGTTTGTGGTCGCTCGGTTTTCCATGCACCCTTTCCTGACTGGGTTCTGCAGCAATTCATAGCCATTCATCAGTTAGAGTTTCTAGCTTTCTTAGTGGCGATTCGTTTGTGGGGCGCACTTTGGGCCGGTTTACGAGTGCAAGTCTACTGTGATAATGCAGCCGTGGTTACCGTAATTAACTCTGGGAAGACGAGTGACTCTTTAATGGGAACAATCTTGCGTAACACTTGGCTGCAAGTTTCTGCACAAGAGTTAGAGATCAGAGCGGTTCATTTGCCGGGTGTAACTAACCGACTTGCAGATTATTTATCGCGATGGCATTTGGATGAAGCAAAGTACTCTGGACTGTTCGCCGCAGAATGTGGGGACGTGGGTTCTTTTAGGGAGGAGACTGTCACTGATGAGTTATTTGCACTCCATAATGATTTGTAA